The Sulfurimonas lithotrophica genome includes a region encoding these proteins:
- the aroA gene encoding 3-phosphoshikimate 1-carboxyvinyltransferase, whose amino-acid sequence MSKIVVNPVDSFSLNISDIAPDKSISHRSAMFSMLADGESQITNFLRAEDTMNSLKIVQNLGANVEDDGEIIKISSDGIKEPFEILDCGNSGTGMRLFCGLLSSANGHFVLTGDKYLRSRPMKRVTRPLMEIGAKFDGRDDANLAPLSIRGAKLKAFNYKSEIASAQVKSCMILAALRADGECTYTEPELSRDHTERMLKGMGADVVVDGLKTTIKPMKKLLNPLSIRVPADPSSAFFFAVAAAITPGADVTLEGITLNPTRIEAFKALERMGADIVYEKTDDRYEPIGNIKVKYAPLKAITVEDNISWLIDELPALSIAFACADGESVVKNAEELRVKESDRISTVVEGLKACGIKTTEYEDGYTVTGGELKSSVVDSDGDHRIAMSFIIAGLRSGMEVTDLECINTSFPNFFEILQRITEIKIN is encoded by the coding sequence ATGAGCAAAATAGTAGTTAATCCAGTCGATAGTTTTTCACTGAATATTTCTGATATAGCACCGGATAAATCTATATCTCATAGAAGTGCTATGTTTTCAATGCTTGCAGATGGTGAGAGTCAAATAACGAATTTTTTAAGAGCAGAAGATACTATGAACTCTTTAAAAATAGTACAAAATCTTGGTGCTAATGTTGAAGATGACGGAGAGATTATTAAAATATCTTCAGACGGTATAAAAGAGCCATTTGAAATACTTGACTGTGGAAATTCCGGAACGGGTATGAGACTTTTTTGCGGGCTTCTTAGTTCCGCAAATGGTCATTTTGTTTTAACAGGTGACAAATACCTTCGTTCTCGCCCTATGAAGCGAGTTACAAGACCTTTGATGGAGATAGGTGCAAAATTTGACGGTCGTGATGATGCGAACTTAGCTCCTCTTAGTATTCGAGGTGCTAAATTAAAAGCATTTAACTATAAAAGTGAAATTGCATCTGCACAGGTTAAATCGTGTATGATATTAGCAGCATTAAGAGCCGATGGAGAGTGTACATATACTGAGCCTGAACTATCACGTGATCATACTGAGAGAATGCTAAAAGGTATGGGAGCTGATGTAGTAGTTGATGGACTTAAGACTACTATCAAACCTATGAAAAAGCTTTTAAATCCACTTAGTATTCGTGTACCTGCTGATCCTTCATCTGCATTTTTCTTTGCCGTAGCTGCTGCGATAACTCCAGGAGCTGATGTTACTTTAGAAGGGATTACTCTTAATCCTACCCGTATCGAAGCTTTTAAAGCATTAGAACGTATGGGTGCAGATATAGTTTATGAAAAAACAGATGATAGGTATGAACCAATCGGTAATATAAAAGTTAAATATGCACCTCTAAAAGCTATAACGGTTGAAGATAATATCTCATGGCTTATAGATGAACTTCCTGCACTCTCAATCGCTTTTGCCTGTGCAGATGGAGAGAGTGTTGTTAAAAATGCAGAGGAGTTACGTGTAAAAGAGTCTGACAGAATATCAACCGTAGTAGAAGGTTTAAAAGCCTGTGGAATTAAGACAACAGAATATGAAGACGGTTATACCGTGACGGGTGGAGAACTTAAAAGTTCTGTTGTTGATAGTGACGGTGATCATCGTATAGCCATGAGTTTTATAATTGCAGGACTTAGAAGCGGTATGGAAGTAACAGATTTAGAATGTATAAATACCTCTTTTCCAAACTTTTTTGAGATTTTACAAAGAATAACGGAAATAAAAATAAACTAA
- a CDS encoding 4-hydroxy-3-methylbut-2-enyl diphosphate reductase: MQIQLAENYGFCFGVKRAIKIAEDNKNSSTYGPLIHNSKEIARLEDDFQVGLTDSHKVFKAGDKAIVRTHGIQKQELEELKNNNVNVVDATCPYVTKPQEIAQNMSEAGYSVVIFGDEAHPEIKGVKSYATNGALVVTSSKELQDIKLKEKIALIAQTTRKVEDYMEVANYLIPRYKEVRVFNTICNATFENQEAVLNLSKKADVMLVIGGKNSSNTKQLFSISKDNCADSYHIEDEKDLDFSWFKNKKLCGISAGASTPDWIIQNVIDTIESKID; the protein is encoded by the coding sequence ATGCAGATACAACTTGCAGAAAATTATGGATTTTGTTTTGGGGTTAAGCGTGCCATTAAAATAGCTGAAGATAATAAAAATTCTTCTACTTATGGTCCATTAATACACAATTCAAAAGAGATTGCAAGACTTGAAGATGATTTTCAAGTCGGACTAACCGATAGTCATAAAGTATTTAAAGCCGGTGATAAGGCGATTGTTCGTACACACGGTATTCAAAAACAAGAACTCGAAGAACTTAAAAACAATAATGTAAACGTTGTAGATGCAACCTGTCCATATGTGACAAAACCCCAAGAGATAGCTCAAAATATGAGTGAAGCCGGTTATAGTGTCGTGATATTCGGAGATGAAGCACATCCTGAAATCAAAGGTGTAAAATCATATGCTACAAACGGAGCATTAGTCGTTACATCTTCTAAAGAATTACAAGATATAAAACTAAAAGAAAAAATAGCTTTGATAGCTCAAACGACCAGAAAAGTTGAAGACTATATGGAAGTTGCTAATTATTTAATTCCTAGATATAAAGAGGTCAGGGTTTTTAACACAATATGTAATGCAACTTTCGAGAATCAAGAAGCGGTGCTAAATCTTTCCAAAAAGGCAGATGTGATGCTTGTAATCGGTGGAAAAAATTCATCAAATACTAAACAACTCTTTAGTATCTCTAAAGATAATTGTGCTGATTCTTATCATATCGAAGATGAAAAAGATTTAGATTTTTCATGGTTTAAAAACAAAAAACTTTGTGGAATAAGTGCAGGTGCATCTACTCCTGATTGGATTATTCAAAACGTTATAGATACAATAGAATCAAAAATCGACTAA